The Actinomadura graeca nucleotide sequence GGGCTTCGACGAGGGGCGCCCGGCCAAGCCGTCGCCCGAGCCGGAGTCCCGCAGGCTGCCGCCGCCGCCCCGGCCCGCCCCGCCGCCCCCGCCCGCGCCGCAGAACCCGATCCCGAGCAGGGTCGGGCGGTCCGACGCGCCCGCCGTGCAGCCGGGGTCGCCGGGCGCGCAGCAGTCCGTCCCGCCGCAGCAGTCGGTGGCGCAGGCCGCCGCCGCCGCGCCGCACGCGTCCGCGACCTCGGCGCCCGCCGCGCCGCGGCCCGAGCCCGAGCGGCCCCGGCCGGGCGCCGGCGACGGGCGGGCCGCGGCGGCCGCGCACAACGAGCCCGCCCGCGCCGAGCCTCCGCCGGCCCCGCTCCCGGCCCCCGTTCCCGCCGACCGGGACGTCCCGCCGGGCGAGCCCGCCCCCCGGGCGCCCGCGCCGCGCCCGGTGGCCGAGCCGTCCCCCTCCCGCGTGCACGCCGGCGAGAACGACGGCGGCCCCGCCGCCACCGGGCAGCGCCGCCGCCCGGTGGTGTTCGACGAGGACGACGACCTCGACGTCCCCGACTTCCTGAAGTGATCCGGCACGACGTGATCACCGCCGTCGCCCTGGGCGCCGGCGCCGGCGCCGGGTTCACCGGCCGGGCCGGCGGAGTGAGCACCGCCCCCTACGACTCCCTGAACCTCGGCGGCGCGGTCGGCGACGACCCCGCGGCGGTCGGCGCCAACCGGCGGCACGCCGCCGCGGCCCTCGGCATCGACCCCGGCCGCACCGTCTGGATGCGGCAGGTGCACAGCGCCGACGTCGCCTTCGTCACCGCCCCCGCCCTCCCCGACCCCGTCGACGCGGTCGTCACCACCGTCCCCGGCCTCGCCCTCGCCGTCCTCGTCGCCGACTGCGCGCCCGTGCTGCTGGCCGACACCGCCGCCGGCGTCGTCGGCGCCGCCCACTCGGGCCGTCCCGGCACCGCCGCCGGGGTCGTCCCGGCGCTGCTGAAGGAGATGTGCGCGCGGGGCGCCGACCCCGCCCGGATCCGCGCGGCGATCGGCCCGGCCGCGTGCGGCGGCTGCTACGAGGTCCCCGAGGAGATGCGCGACGAGGTCGCCGCGGTCGTCCCCGCCGCGTACGCCACCACGTCCAGGGGCACCCCCGGGCTCGACATCCGCGCCGGGATCGTGGCGCAGCTCGCCGCCGGAGGCGTCGGCGACATCCGGGTCGACCCCCGCTGCACCATCGAGACCCGCGGCCTGTTCTCCTACCGCCGCGACGGCCGCACCGGCCGGTTCGCCGGATATGTCTGGCTCAAGGACGGCTGAGTGACCCCGACCGCACCGCCCCCGACCGTGCTCGTCCCGACCGCACTCGCCCCGGCCGTGCTCGTCCCGGCCGTTGCCGCCGCTCCGGCCGCCTTCGCCGCGCAGGCGCCCATGGTCCGGGAGGGCCGATGACCGGCCCGCGCCCGGCGGCGGTCCCGGACGGGCGCCGCGCCGAGCTGGCGGAGGGTCTCGCCGAGGTCCGGGCCCGCATCGCCGCCGCGTGCGACGCCGCCGGGCGCGACCCCGGCGACGTCACGCTGATCGCGGTGACGAAGACCTTCCCCGCGTCCGATGTGCGGCTGCTGGCCGGTCTCGGTCTCACCGAGGTCGGCGAGAACCGCGACCAGGAGGCGCGGCCGAAGGCCGAGGCGTGCGCGGACCTCCCGCTGACCTGGCATTTCGTCGGGCGGCTGCAGACCAACAAGGCCCGGGCGGTCGCCGGGTACGCGGACGTCGTCCACTCCGTCGACCGGGCAAGGCTCGTCACCGCGCTGTCGGACGCCGCCGGCCGTGCCGGGCGCACCCTGCGCTGTCTCGTCCAGGTCTCGCTCGACGAGCCGCCCCCGCAGGAGGGAGGGGGACGCGGCGGCGCGGCCCCGTCCGCCGTGCCGCGGCTCGCCGACGCCGTCGCGGGCGCGGCGCACCTGGAGCTCGGCGGGGTGATGGCGGTCGCGCCGCTCGGCGCCGACCCGCTGCCCGCCTTCGCCCGGCTCGCCGAGGTCGCCGAGGCCGTGCGCCGGGACCACCCGTCCGCGACCGTGCTGTCGGCCGGGATGAGCGGTGATCTGGAGGAGGCCGTCGCGTGCGGCGCGACACACCTGCGGGTCGGTACGGCGTTGCTCGGAGGCCGACGGGCAATCGTCAGGTAATGTCCCCCCAGTGGTACCTGCCGGAAAGCGGACCACGTAGACGGACCAGTCCAACGGCGGCCGGACGCGCCGGCCGCCGCGGCCACAGGAGGGGCGTATGGCCAGCGCGATGCGCAAGATGGCGGTGTACCTCGGCCTCGTGGAGGACGACCGCTACGACGACAAGTACGGCAAGTACGACGACTACGACGAGTACGAGGTCTACGACGAGGAGACCGACACCGGTCAGGGCCGCCGCCGCGAGGACGAATCCGGCGGTCAGCTTACCCGAGCCGAGGACGCGCCGGACCGCGATCGCGATCATCACGCCACGTCCACCGTCGAGCGACGCTCCGTGGCGCTCTACGAGTCCGGTACCACCGACCTTGCGCGTATCACTACGCTGCACCCTAGGACCTACAACGAGGCAAGGACCATCGGGGAGCACTTCCGTGAGGGAACGCCGGTGATCATGAACCTGACCGAGATGGTCGACAGCGACGCCAAGCGTCTGGTCGACTTCGCGGCAGGTCTCGTATTCGGCCTGCACGGGAGCATCGAGCGTGTTACCAACAAGGTGTTCCTCCTGTCGCCCGCCAACGTGGAGGTGACGGCGGAGGACAAGGCCCGGATGGCAGAACGAGGGTTCTTCAACCAAAGCTGACAGCCACAAGCGAGAGAGTCCGTGAACATCGTCGGAGACGTACTGCTGTACGTGTTGTACTTCTTCCTCCTCTTTCTCATCGGGAGGTTGATCCTCGAAGTCCTGCAGTCGTTCGCCCGGCAATGGAAGCCGACCGGGGTGGTGCTCGTGATCGCCGAGGCGACCTACACCATCACCGATCCGCCACTGAAACTGCTGAGGCGTTTCATCCCGCCCCTCCGGCTGGGTAACGTGGCGCTGGACCTGAGCTTCACCTTCCTCATCCTTGTGGTCTGGGTCATGATCATCTTCGTGCAGAGGCTCTGATCGGATACCGTCCTTTGGGGACAAGACTCCAAGCGCGCCAAGGAGACGAACATGCCGCTGACACCCGCCGATGTGCGGAACAAGCAGTTCAGTACCACCAGGCTGAGGCCGGGGTACGACGAGGAGGAGGTGGACGCCTTCCTCGACGAGGTCGAGGCCGAGCTGGACCGCCTCATCCAGGAGAACGAGGAGCTTCGGGCCAAGCTCGCCGAGTGCCTGCGCGGCAAGGTCCCCGCCATGGCGGCCCCGATCGTGGAGCCGAAGCCCGACGTCCAGAAGATCCCTGAGCCGCCGCGCCCGGAGCCGCAGCCGCAGCCCGAGCCGGAGCCCGTCATGGGCCTCGGCATGGCGCCCGCGCCCACCGGTGAGGACAACATGGACACCGCCGCGCGCGTCCTCGCGCTCGCGCAGCAGACCGCGGACCAGGCCATCGCCGACGCGCGCCGCGAGGCCGACGAGACGCTCGGCCGCGCCCGCCGGGAGGCCGAGGAGATCCTCGGCAAGGCGCGCCGCCAGGCCGACCAGATCGTCAGCGAGGCCCGCTCGCGCGCCGAGGCCCTGGACCGCGACGCCCAGGAGCGGCACCGCCAGGTCATGGGCTCGCTCGTGCAGCAGCGCGAGGAGCTCGAACGCGAGGTCGACAACCTGCGCGCGTTCGAGCGCGAGTACCGCAGCCGCCTGAAGGTGTACCTGGAGGGCCAGCTGCGCGACCTGGAGGCAGGCAGCACCGAGACCGGCGCGTTCGCCGCCGTCCCGGGAGCCGCCGCGCAGCAGGCCGCGCCCCAGGGCAGCCCGCAGACCGGCCCGCAGAGCGTCGTCCCCCACGCCGAGAACCGCAACGGCGCCGCCGGGGCCGCCCCGTCCGGCCCGTCGCCGTTCCCGCAGCCCGCCGAGCCGGCCCAGCAGATCCAGCACTCGGCGACCGGCGCGTTCCACTCGGGCGGCGGCGACAACCCGCCGCACGAGAGGCGCTGACGCCGCACCGCAGGCGATAGTGTCGTCCCGATCGCCGTGCCGGGGACGGCCGCGCCGCCGTCCCGGCGGCGCCGGCGGGTCGACCACCGGGTCTCGCACGTCCCGGAGCCGAGCGGTCTGAACGAGGGGAAGAGGCCCTGTGATCATCCTGAGTGGCGTTCTCGTGGTGGCGGCCATCGCCCTGCTGGTCGCGGGGATCGTCGCCGGCAACGGAGACAGCGCCCAGGTGTTCGGCCTGGACGCGCTGGTGGTGATCTACATATCGATCGCCGTCAGCATCGTGTCCGCGCTGTGCCTCGCCATCGGGGTGTTCCTGCGGCGCAAGGAGCTGTTCGGCCCGGGGGCGCCGCCCTCCGCCGGGAGGGCGAAGAGCCCCAAGCGCAAGCGCCCGGCTCCCCCCGTCCCGGCCAAGGGCGCCACACCGGCCGGGGACACCGTCCCGGCCAAGGGCACGCCGACCGTCCCATCGGCGGCCAGGACCAAGCCGGAGCCCGCCGACGACGAGGTGGAGATCCCCGCCCCGCCGGCCGACGTCCCCGAGGACGCGCTGGTGTTCGTCGTCCGCGGCCGCAAGCGGTACCACCTGGACACCTGCCGGCAGGTCGCCGGGCGCGACACCGAGGAGCTCACCTACGCCGAGGCCAAGGAGGAGGGGTTCAGCCCCTGTACCGCCTGCATGCCCGACACCGCACTGGCGGCGCGCGCCGCGGTGTCGTCCACCGCGCCGAAGACCGGCGCGGGCAAGGCGGAGCCTCCGAAGCCCGGCGGTGACCGCTCCGCGCCGTCCCGCGCGGAGGGCGGACAGGCGGGCCCGTCCCAGCCCGCCTCCGATCCGCTCGCCCCGTCCGGCGCCCCGCCGGCTGCGTCCGCCCCGTCCGTGCCGCCGCTCAGCCTCGACAAGCCGGCCGAGGCCCCCGGCGCCGAGCCGGAGCCCGGGCCCGCGGCCGACCGGCGCGAAGACCCCCTCACCGCCCCGCTG carries:
- a CDS encoding YggT family protein encodes the protein MNIVGDVLLYVLYFFLLFLIGRLILEVLQSFARQWKPTGVVLVIAEATYTITDPPLKLLRRFIPPLRLGNVALDLSFTFLILVVWVMIIFVQRL
- a CDS encoding cell division protein SepF, which translates into the protein MASAMRKMAVYLGLVEDDRYDDKYGKYDDYDEYEVYDEETDTGQGRRREDESGGQLTRAEDAPDRDRDHHATSTVERRSVALYESGTTDLARITTLHPRTYNEARTIGEHFREGTPVIMNLTEMVDSDAKRLVDFAAGLVFGLHGSIERVTNKVFLLSPANVEVTAEDKARMAERGFFNQS
- a CDS encoding DivIVA domain-containing protein produces the protein MPLTPADVRNKQFSTTRLRPGYDEEEVDAFLDEVEAELDRLIQENEELRAKLAECLRGKVPAMAAPIVEPKPDVQKIPEPPRPEPQPQPEPEPVMGLGMAPAPTGEDNMDTAARVLALAQQTADQAIADARREADETLGRARREAEEILGKARRQADQIVSEARSRAEALDRDAQERHRQVMGSLVQQREELEREVDNLRAFEREYRSRLKVYLEGQLRDLEAGSTETGAFAAVPGAAAQQAAPQGSPQTGPQSVVPHAENRNGAAGAAPSGPSPFPQPAEPAQQIQHSATGAFHSGGGDNPPHERR
- a CDS encoding YggS family pyridoxal phosphate-dependent enzyme; this translates as MTGPRPAAVPDGRRAELAEGLAEVRARIAAACDAAGRDPGDVTLIAVTKTFPASDVRLLAGLGLTEVGENRDQEARPKAEACADLPLTWHFVGRLQTNKARAVAGYADVVHSVDRARLVTALSDAAGRAGRTLRCLVQVSLDEPPPQEGGGRGGAAPSAVPRLADAVAGAAHLELGGVMAVAPLGADPLPAFARLAEVAEAVRRDHPSATVLSAGMSGDLEEAVACGATHLRVGTALLGGRRAIVR
- the pgeF gene encoding peptidoglycan editing factor PgeF: MIRHDVITAVALGAGAGAGFTGRAGGVSTAPYDSLNLGGAVGDDPAAVGANRRHAAAALGIDPGRTVWMRQVHSADVAFVTAPALPDPVDAVVTTVPGLALAVLVADCAPVLLADTAAGVVGAAHSGRPGTAAGVVPALLKEMCARGADPARIRAAIGPAACGGCYEVPEEMRDEVAAVVPAAYATTSRGTPGLDIRAGIVAQLAAGGVGDIRVDPRCTIETRGLFSYRRDGRTGRFAGYVWLKDG